The following coding sequences lie in one Zingiber officinale cultivar Zhangliang chromosome 2B, Zo_v1.1, whole genome shotgun sequence genomic window:
- the LOC122045726 gene encoding probable catabolite repression protein creC — protein sequence MSSSSAPVNPQSPGLKTYFKTPEGRYKLQYEKTHPAAVPHYSHGKTVSQLTIAYLKEKPTNQASSTPSTPSSGGVRSAAARLLGAGNGSRALSYVGGNGVSRATSGSSKIGGSVGTSTGSGSSQPVANYDGKGTYLVFNSADTLFISDLNSQDKDPIKAIHFSNSNPVCHAFDSEVKDGHDLIIGLHSGDVYSVSLRQQLQDPGRKLVAAQHYNKDGAVSNSKCTCIAWVPEGDGTFVVGHADGNVYVYEKNKDGTADCSFPIIKDQTQFVVSHARSNKSNPVARWRICQGSVNSLSFSCDGTCLATVGRDGYLRVFDFAKGQLKFGGKSYYGALLCCTWSSDGKYILTGGEDDLVQVWSTEDRKIVAWGEGHNSWVSGVAFDSHWSAPNSEGTGENVVYRFGSVGQDTQLLLWDLAMDEIVIPLRGPPGGSPTFSSGSHSAHWDSVIPVGSLQPAPRMLDIPKISPQVVHRAHVDPLSGVIFTNESIVTISRDGHIRIWMRPGHGENGQSNSSDAVVPTSSLKDRPAAYPIKTSGSSYKHSSSVLFQ from the exons ATGTCGTCTTCGTCCGCCCCCGTGAATCCTCAGTCGCCGGGTCTCAAGACCTACTTTAAGACCCCGGAGGGTCGGTACAAACTGCAGTACGAGAAGACCCACCCAGCCGCTGTTCCGCACTACTCCCACGGCAAGACTGTATCGCAG TTGACTATCGCATATCTCAAGGAGAAACCAACGAACCAGGCTTCGTCTACTCCGTCGACCCCGAGTTCTGGTGGTGTGAGGTCAGCAGCCGCTAGGCTGCTTGGTGCGGGAAATGGAAGCCGGGCGCTCAGCTATGTCGGCGGTAATGGGGTGAGTCGGGCGACATCAGGAAGTAGCAAGATTGGAGGTTCTGTCGGAACCTCAACAGGATCAGGTAGTTCACAGCCGGTGGCTAACTATGATGGGAAGGGCACTTATCTTGTCTTCAACTCGGCTGACACTCTTTTCATCAGCGATCTCAATTCACAAGACAAG GATCCCATCAAGGCCATCCATTTTAGCAATTCTAATCCAGTTTGCCACGCCTTTGATTCAGAGGTGAAGGATGGACATGATCTGATTATTGGTTTGCACTCAGGGGATG TATACTCGGTGTCGTTGAGACAACAACTCCAGGATCCAGGAAGGAAGCTTGTTGCAGCTCAGCATTATAATAAAGATGGTGCTGTTAGTAATAG TAAATGCACTTGTATTGCATGGGTTCCAGAAGGTGATGGCACATTTGTTGTTGGTCATGCTGATGGAAATGTATATGTATATGAAAAA AACAAGGATGGAACTGCTGATTGCTCTTTTCCCATCATTAAAGATCAAACTCAATTTGTTGTTTCCCATGCACGGTCAAACAAG AGCAATCCAGTTGCTAGATGGCGAATTTGTCAGGGTTCAGTCAATAGTTTATCTTTTTCATGTGATGGAACATGCTTAGCTACTGTTGGTCGAGATG GTTATTTAAGAGTTTTTGATTTCGCAAAAGGGCAACTAAAATTCGGTGGGAAGAGCTATTATGGTGCCTTGCTATGTTGTACTTGGAG TTCCGATGGCAAATATATTTTAACCGGTGGAGAAGATGATCTTGTGCAAGTTTGGAGTACTGAGGATAGGAAGATAGTAGCATGGGGTGAGGGCCATAATTCATGG GTTAGCGGAGTTGCTTTTGATTCGCATTGGTCAGCGCCAAATTCGGAAGGCACTGGTGAAAATGTCGTGTATCGTTTTGGTTCAGTTGGTCAG GACACACAACTATTGTTGTGGGACCTGGCCATGGATGAAATTGTCATCCCACTTCGTGGTCCTCCTGGTGGTTCACCGACTTTCAGTAGCGGAAGTCATTCTGCCCACTGGGATAGTGTTATCCCTGTGGGCTCCCTCCAGCCTGCTCCGAGAATGCTAGACATCCCTAAAATTTCGCCTCAAGTTGTCCACAGAGCGCATGTTGATCCCCTCTCTGGCGTGATATTTACCAATGAATCTATTGTAACGATTTCAAGGGACGGGCATATCAGGATTTGGATGCGTCCTGGTCATGGTGAGAATGGTCAATCGAACTCTTCCGATGCGGTTGTTCCCACTTCTAGTCTGAAGGACAGACCTGCTGCATACCCCATCAAGACCAGCGGCTCCAGTTACAAGCATTCGTCCTCAGTTCTTTTCCAATGA